A segment of the Leptolyngbya sp. NIES-3755 genome:
ACTCCTTGATGTCGGAGGACTTCTCTGTTTGTTCAAATAATCAAAGCGATCGCACTTCACGCCTCAATGTAGATGTGCGATCGCTCTTTTGTTAAGTGAGCTACTTCTAATTTTTCGATCAACTCTTCTTTGCGAATGGGAATTCTGTAGAGAGTTTCATGAATGGAAAAAATGCTTCTAGAAGCCCTATCAGCGCCTTTTATTCTTCAAGCAAAAACTCTAATTGCTTGTACGTTTGATCCCAATCCTTTGCAGTGGATTGCAATAATTGGGCTAGTGACTGCCTCTAGCGTTGTAGCAATGGCATCAGGTGTAGGAGTTATCGCAATTGCCCAAACAGTCATTGCATTAATTGCAACAGGAGCCAGTATTGATACTGCTGTTGGCGCATTAGCTGCTCAACTCGGTATGCTGACAGGCTCCTCAGAACTTCTTTTTTCGTTAGTAACGGCTATTTATAACGTCTTAGGTTGCCATCCAGAAGGATGAGAATCAAGCGGAAATTCAAAGGGCAGTAGAGGTTATTTGTTAATCAACATAATCTCTACTGCTCTCTTCTAAACCGCCTCAACCTTTTCCCCTTTCAACAACGGAAACCCCAACTCCTCCCGCTGTTTCAAATAAAGCTGCGCCACCTGCCGCGCCAAATTCCGCACCCGCCCAATATACCGCGCCCGTTCCGTCACCGAAATCACCCCACGCGCATCCAGCAAATTAAACGTATGCGAACACTTCAGCACCTGATCATACGCAGGCAACACCAACCCACGCCCCATCAACTGTTCCGCCTCCTGCTCATACAACTTAAACAGCGTAAACAGCACATCAGGATTAGATGCCTCGAAGTTATAAGTCGAACCCTCGATCTCCCCTTGAAGATGCACATCTCCATAAGTAATCTCGTCATTCCACCGAATATCAAAAATCGAGTTCACCCCTTGCAAATACATCGTGAGTCGCTCTAGCCCGTAAGTAATCTCGATAGAAACCGGACGACAATCAATCCCCCCACACTGCTGAAAATAAGTAAACTGCGTCACCTCCATTCCATCCAACCAAACCTCCCAACCCACGCCCCACGCTCCAACCGCCGCATCCTCCCAGTTATCCTCCACGAATCGAATATCGTGGTCTTCCGGCTGAATTCCCAGCGCCTTCAACGAATCCAAATAAATCTCCTGAATATTGTCAGGCGACGGCTTAATCAAAACTTGATACTGATAATAATGCTGTCCCCGATTCGGATTCTCCCCATACCGCCCATCCCCCGGACGACGGCAAGGCTCCACATAAGCAACCGACCAAGGCTCAGGACCGATCGCCCTCAAAAACGTATGTGGACTCTTCGTCCCCGCCCCCTTCTCCGTATCGTAAGGCTGCACCACCAAGCAACCCCGCTCCGCCCAAAACCGATTCAGCGTCGAAATCACACTCTGAAAATTCACGATGTCATACCCTCGTCAACCAAATTCACTTGCCCATTGTCGCGCAAAGCAAGCCGTAGCGGTCGTTTCAGAACAAATTAGAAAAAACTTGAAAAACCCTATTGACACCCTCTTGCCCTTAGCGCTATATTATCAAAGCGCGGGTGAGGGAAACGGAGCCAAGCGAAAGCCGCCCACTCCCCATCGTGCGAGAACTGAACCTATAAAACAGAATAGTTTAGAAGCCAGAGAAAGGAAAGCCTTCGTCAAGAAAATGTCTCTATTTGTAGAGACCGGAAGGAAAACCGGATATCAATTACTAAACCGAGCTAAATTAGCTCTTCACAATGGAGAGTTTGATCCTGGCTCAGGATGAACGCTGGCGGTATGCTTAACACATGCAAGTCGAACGGAGTTCTTTCGGGAACTTAGTGGCGGACGGGTGAGTAACGCGTGAGAACGTGCCTATCGATTGGGGACAACAGTTGGAAACGACTGCTAATACCGAATGTGCCTTTCGGGGTAAAAGATTTATTGTCGATAGATCGGCTCGCGTCAGATTAGGTAGTTGGAGTGGTAACGGCACACCAAGCCTACGATCTGTACTTGGTCTGAGAGGATGACCAGGCACACTGGAACTGAGACACGGTCCAGACTCCTACGGGAGGCAGCAGTGGGGAATTTTCCGCAATGGGCGCAAGCCTGACGGAGCAATACCGCGTGAGGGAGGACGCTTTTTGGAGTGTAAACCTCTTTTATTAGGGAAGAATCGATGACGGTACCTAATGAATCAGCATCGGCTAACTCCGTGCCAGCAGCCGCGGTAATACGGAGGATGCAAGCGTTATCCGGAATTATTGGGCGTAAAGCGTCCGTAGGTGGCGAATCAAGTCTGTTGTCAAAGCGTGCGGCTTAACCGCATACGGGCGATGGAAACTGGTTTGCTAGAGTGCGATAGGGGTTACAGGAATTCCCAGTGTAGCGGTGAAATGCGTAGATATTGGGAAGAACACCAGCGGCGAAAGCGTGTGACTGGGTCTGCACTGACACTGAGGGACGAAAGCTAGGGGAGCGAAAGGGATTAGATACCCCTGTAGTCCTAGCCGTAAACGATGACAACTAGGTGTGGTTCGTATCGACCCGAGCCGTGCCGTAGCCAACGCGTTAAGTTGTCCGCCTGGGGAGTACGCACGCAAGTGTGAAACTCAAAGGAATTGACGGGGGCCCGCACAAGCGGTGGAGTATGTGGTTTAATTCGATGCAACGCGAAGAACCTTACCAAGGCTTGACATCCTGCGAACTTTTCTGAAAGGAGAAGGTGCCTTCGGGAGCGCAGAGACAGGTGGTGCATGGCTGTCGTCAGCTCGTGTCGTGAGATGTTGGGTTAAGTCCCGCAACGAGCGCAACCCACGTTTTTAGTTGCCATCAGGTAAAGCTGGGCACTCTAGAGAGACTGCCGGTGACAAACCGGAGGAAGGTGTGGATGACGTCAAGTCAGCATGCCCCTTACGCCTTGGGCTACACACGTACTACAATGCGTTGGACAAAGAGCAGCCAGACAGCGATGTTGAGCCAATCTCATAAACCAACGCTCAGTTCAGATTGCAGGCTGCAACTCGCCTGCATGAAGGCGGAATCGCTAGTAATCGCAGGTCAGCATACTGCGGTGAATACGTTCCCGGGCCTTGTACACACCGCCCGTCACACCATGGGAGTTGGTCACGCCCGAAGTCGTTACTCTAACCGTTCGCGGAGGAGGATGCCGAAGGTGGGGCTGATGACTGGGGTGAAGTCGTAACAAGGTAGCCGTACCGGAAGGTGTGGCTGGATCACCTCCTTACAGGGAGACCTTACCCCTTCATGTTTGAGCAAAGTCTCAAACAGAAGTAGGTCATCTCAAGGTCGGTCGAAGCTTTCCATTCAGCTTACCTGTAAGTTGAAATTCTACTGTGCTTCTAAACTATCCCGGTTCAGGGATGGGGGCTATTAGCTCAGGTGGTTAGAGCGCACCCCTGATAAGGGTGAGGTCCCTGGTTCGAGTCCAGGATGGCCCACTCCACTTACCTCAACAGTAAGTGACATCAAGTGCGACACACATGGGGGTTTAGCTCAGTTGGTAGAGCGCCTGCTTTGCAAGCAGGATGTCAGCGGTTCGAGTCCGCTAACCTCCACCAACCACTCATTCTTAATCCTTATTCAAACCGGACTACAATACAGCAACTCATCTGATGAGATAGATTAGAGAGCCTGCTGGATTGGTATCCAGTAAAAGAACCAAGAAAACTGCATAGTACGATGTCAGGTAGAAATACACAGACACCAATGTAATTGGACGAAAGTTTTGATTGAGCAATCAATTAGAAGTGGTCAAGCTACAAAGGGCAGATGGTGGATACCTAGGCACACAGAGGCGAAGAAGGACGTGACGACCGACGATATGCTTCGGGGAGCTGGAAGTAAGCCTTGATCCGAAGATTTCCGAATGGGGCAACCCTTGACATGACCACCTGAATCCATAGGGTGGAACAAGCCAACCCAGCGAATTGAAACATCTTAGTAGCTGGAGGAAGAGAAAGCAAACGCGATTTCCTGAGTAGCGGCGAGCGAAATGGAAACAGCCTAAACCGATGGATTTATCTGTCGGGGTCGTGGGACGACAATATGTATCAGAGCGGTTAAACGAAGTAGTGAGAAGCTACACCAGAGAAGGTGAAAGTCCTGTAGTTGAAAACTTAACTGAGCTAGTCGGATCCCGAGTAGCATGGAGCACGTGAAATTCCGTGTGAATCCGCGAGGACCACCTCGTAAGGCTAAATACTCCTGTGTGACCGATAGCGAACTAGTACCGCGAGGGAACGGTGAAAAGAACCCCGGGAGGGGAGTGAAATAGAACATGAAACCATCTGCTTACAAGCAATGGGAGCACGATTCAACGTGTGACCGTGTGCCTGTTGAAGAATGAGCCGGCGACTTATAGGAACAGGTAGATTAAGGCGGAGATGCCGAAGTCAAAGGGAAACCGAGTCTGAAGAGGGCGCATTGATCTGTTTTTATAGACCCGAACCCCGGTGATCTAACCATGTCCAGGATGAAGCTTGGGTAACACCAAGTGGAGGTCCGAACTGACTGATGTTGAAAAATCAGCGGATGAGGTGTGGTTAGGGGTGAAATGCCAATCGAACCGGGAGCTAGCTGGTTCTCCCCGAAATGTGTTGAGGCGCAGCGGTAGTTGTTCCACTCTGGAGGTAAAGCACTGATTCGGTGCGGGCTGGGAGACCGGTACCAAATCGAGTCAAACTCAGAATGCCAGAGGTACAGACTGCCAGTGAGACGGTGGGGGATAAGCTTCATCGTCAAGAGGGAAACAGCCCAGACCATCAGCTAAGGTCCCCAAATAACACCTCAGTGATAAAGGAGGTGGGAATGCAGAGACAACCAGGAGGTTTGCCTAGAAGCAGCCATCCTTAAAAGAGTGCGTAATAGCTCACTGGTCAAGCGTTCCTGCGCCGAAAATGAACGGGGCTAAGGTGTTTACCGAAGCTATGGACTTGTATTTATACAAGTGGTAGGGGAGCGTTCTGTTGTAGTGAGAAGCATCAGCGGCAAGCAGGTGTGGACGAAGCAGAAGTGAGAATGTCGGCTTGAGTAGCGCAAACATTGGTGAGAATCCAATGCCCTGAAATCCTAAGGGTTCCTCCGGAAGGCTCGTCCGCGGAGGGTGAGTCGGGACCTAAGGCGAGGTCGAAAGACGTAGTCGATGGACAACTGGTGAAGATTCCAGTACTCGATTCAAATTGTGACGGGGGACGGAGAAGGCTAATCTAGCTCCATGTTGGTTAGGAGTTCAAGCTAACGAGGCTGTGAGAGGTGGCGGAAACACCTTGAGCTGAGTGGTGAGTACGAGAGTCTACGGACTCGAAGTAGATGATGTCAGGCTTCCAAGAAAATCCCGGATCACGATAATTTGAATCACCCGTACCCGAAACCGACACAGGTAGGATGGTTGAGAAAACTAAAGGGCGCGAGATAACTCTCTCTAAGGAACTCGGCAAAATGACCCCGTAACTTCGGGAGAAGGGGTGCCACTGAAAGGTGGTCGCAGTGAAGAGGCCCAAGCGACTGTTTACCAAAAACACAGGTCTCCGCTAAGTTGCAAAACGATGTATGGGGGCTGACGCCTGCCCAGTGCCGGAAGGTTAAAGAAGTCGGTCAGGAGAGCAATCTCTGAAGCTGGCGACTGAAGCCCCGGTGAACGGCGGCCGTAACTATAACGGTCCTAAGGTAGCGAAATTCCTTGTCGGGTAAGTTCCGACCCGCACGAAAGGCGTAACGATTTGGGCGCTGTCTCGGAGAGAGGCTCGGCGAAATAGGATTGTCTGTGAAGATACGGACTACCTGCACCTGGACAGAAAGACCCTATGAAGCTTTACTGTAGCCTGGAATTGGGTTCGGGCTTTAACTGCGCAGGATAGGTGGGAGGCTTTGATCTAACTCTTGTGGGAGTTAGGGAGCCAACGGTGAGATACCACTCTGTTAAGGCTAGAATTCTAACTTGTTGCCGTTATCCGGCATGAGAACAGTTTCAGGTGGGCAGTTTGACTGGGGCGGTCGCCTCCTAAATGGTAACGGAGGCGCGCAAAGGTTCTCTCAGGCTGGTTGGAAATCAGCCGTAGAGTGTAAAAGCACAAGAGAGCTTGACTGTGAGACGAACATGTCGAGCAGGGACGAAAGTCGGCTTTAGTGATCCGACGGCAGAGCGTGGAATCGCCGTCGCTAAACGGATAAAAGTTACTCTAGGGATAACAGGCTGATCTCCCCCAAGAGTTCACATCGACGGGGAGGTTTGGCACCTCGATGTCGGCTCATCGCAACCTGGGGCGGTAGTACGTCCCAAGGGTTGGGCTGTTCGCCCATTAAAGCGGTACGTGAGCTGGGTTCAGAACGTCGTGAGACAGTTCGGTCCATATCCGGTGCAGGCGCAAGAGTATTGAGAGGAGTCTTCCTTAGTACGAGAGGACCGGGAAGAACGCACCGCTGGTGTACCAGTTATCGTGCCAACGGTAGACGCTGGGTAGCCAAGTGCGGAGTGGATAACCGCTGAAAGCATCTAAGTGGGAAGCCCACCTCAAGATGAGTACTCTCATGGAGTTAATCCAGTAAGGTCACGGGGAGAACACCCGTTGATAGGCTCTAGATGGAAGCTCAGTAATGAGTGCAGTCGAGGAGTACTAATAGACCGAGGGCTTGACCTCAGCACTCA
Coding sequences within it:
- a CDS encoding glycyl-tRNA synthetase alpha chain GlyQ (similar to AA sequence:cyanobase_aa:LBDG_02100); this translates as MNFQSVISTLNRFWAERGCLVVQPYDTEKGAGTKSPHTFLRAIGPEPWSVAYVEPCRRPGDGRYGENPNRGQHYYQYQVLIKPSPDNIQEIYLDSLKALGIQPEDHDIRFVEDNWEDAAVGAWGVGWEVWLDGMEVTQFTYFQQCGGIDCRPVSIEITYGLERLTMYLQGVNSIFDIRWNDEITYGDVHLQGEIEGSTYNFEASNPDVLFTLFKLYEQEAEQLMGRGLVLPAYDQVLKCSHTFNLLDARGVISVTERARYIGRVRNLARQVAQLYLKQREELGFPLLKGEKVEAV